CGGTTCCCGCCCAAGGCGCGTCCGCACATGCCAGGTTCTCTGACCCCGCCGGGCCGTCCGGGCGCTCGCGCTGGCTCACCCATCTGTGTTGCCTTGCACCTGTGGGACGGCGTCGGCACCCGAGAAGGAAATCTTACGCAACTCAATGCGGTGGGCCGCCCGGAAATGCTTCAGCCGATGCGTGCCAGCACCGGGAACATACGCGCGATCCACTGGGCGATCCAGGTGAACTGATCGGTGAGAATCAGCACCCCCATCACGACGAGTATCACGCCCGCCGCCTGATACAGGCGCCGCCCGATCCGGCCCACGGAGCGCACGCGGCGCATGAGGCGATCCGTGAACAGCGCCACGAGCAGGAAGGGAATCGCCAGGCCCAGCGAGTACACGCTCAGCAGCGCCATGGCACTGCCGGTGGCGCCGCTCGCGCCGACCATCAGGATACTGCCGAGCACTGGACCAATGCAGGGTGTCCAGCCGAAGGCGAAGGCGATACCGAGCAGGTACGCCGACAGCGCCCGCCCGCCCGGCACGTTCAACTGCAGGCGCAGATCGCGCTGCAACAGCGGGATGTGCAGCACGCCCAGCATCGAGAGGCCGAACAGCACGATGATCGCCCCGCCGATCAGATTTGTCTGGGCGCGGTATTCGAGCAGGGTGTGACCGAGAAACTGGGCGCCAGCGCCGAGCAGGACGAAAACGGTCGAGAATCCAAGCACGAAGACCAGGCTCATCCCCAGGGCTTGGGCACGCGCCCCCGAGTGAGTGCGCAGTTCGTCGAAGTCGCGGCCCGCGATATAAGAGACGTAGCCCGGGACCAGCGGCAGCACGCACGGCGAGAGGAAGGAGACTGCCCCCGCCGCGAACGCGACGGCGATACCGATTCCGGAGATTTCGAACATGGGCGGGGGCCTCGATTGGGAGTTGGACGACGATAGGGATCTGTGACAGTCGCTTACGGGATCCGGCAGACGGAGCAGCCGAGGGCGGATGTTCCCGACCAGCAGGGCCTTCCGGCGACCCGGCGTGAATGATATTGAAGACGGCAGTCGCTTCGGCGATAGTGGCGAAAGCCGGGAAGACCTCTATCGTCGGCATCAGAACCCACCGGCCTTAGCCGTGGGGAGGTTCAGACAACGCTCGGTCGGACAACCCGGTCTTGCGCATCCCGTAGTCGAAGTGGCTGGTCTTGAACACCCTTCTCTTCGGTCAAGTATGTCACTTAGTAGCATAGAATACCCAGAAATTCCAGAATCAGTGTTCAGTT
This genomic stretch from Chromatiales bacterium 21-64-14 harbors:
- a CDS encoding cytochrome C biogenesis protein; translated protein: MFEISGIGIAVAFAAGAVSFLSPCVLPLVPGYVSYIAGRDFDELRTHSGARAQALGMSLVFVLGFSTVFVLLGAGAQFLGHTLLEYRAQTNLIGGAIIVLFGLSMLGVLHIPLLQRDLRLQLNVPGGRALSAYLLGIAFAFGWTPCIGPVLGSILMVGASGATGSAMALLSVYSLGLAIPFLLVALFTDRLMRRVRSVGRIGRRLYQAAGVILVVMGVLILTDQFTWIAQWIARMFPVLARIG